In Pseudonocardia sp. C8, one genomic interval encodes:
- a CDS encoding NAD(P)/FAD-dependent oxidoreductase, with protein sequence MGPAGNEADADVIVVGAGVAGLVVARELGREGLRVVVLEARDRLGGRVWTDRRLGRDLEIGGTWLHWTQPHVWAEIARYGLDITRGPRPETAYWLAADQVRTGTLDEFMELIDPGMRRVLDGTMQWIPRPHQPVSNPELASVDGFSIAEKLAEAELSDEELQANEAAWVGHFNAPLEAGAFTNALRWTAAAAGSWHLMHEASAVFRLAEGTRSLVDAIAAEVTGEIRTGAEVVRVEHGDGRATVRLADGETLSAKRVVLTLPQNILGDLDVSPPLNEAKRAASKEGTASQGVKAWIRVRGPLQPFFAYSAADRPLAVVRTEYLGDDDAVLVGFGADSTRLDPNDIDQVRAALRVWRDDLEVLEVTGHDWMSDPHSRETWLMQRPGQLTRYLEGQQASEGALHLASSDTANVWAGFIDGAIESALHVSREIRRTLAGGPTAGDARAQQS encoded by the coding sequence ATGGGGCCCGCAGGAAACGAAGCCGATGCGGATGTGATCGTCGTCGGTGCCGGCGTCGCGGGCCTCGTCGTGGCCCGCGAGCTGGGCCGCGAGGGCCTCCGGGTGGTCGTGCTCGAGGCCCGTGACCGGCTGGGCGGCCGGGTCTGGACCGACCGGCGCCTCGGCCGCGACCTGGAGATCGGCGGCACGTGGCTGCACTGGACCCAGCCGCACGTCTGGGCCGAGATCGCCCGCTACGGCCTGGACATCACCCGGGGGCCGCGGCCCGAGACCGCCTACTGGCTCGCGGCGGACCAGGTCCGGACCGGCACGCTGGACGAGTTCATGGAGCTGATCGACCCGGGCATGCGGCGCGTGCTGGACGGGACGATGCAGTGGATCCCCCGCCCGCACCAGCCGGTGTCGAACCCGGAACTGGCCTCGGTCGACGGCTTCAGCATCGCCGAGAAGCTGGCCGAGGCCGAGCTCTCCGACGAGGAGCTCCAGGCCAACGAGGCCGCGTGGGTCGGGCACTTCAACGCCCCGCTCGAGGCCGGCGCCTTCACCAACGCCCTGCGCTGGACCGCCGCGGCGGCCGGCTCGTGGCACCTGATGCACGAGGCCTCCGCGGTCTTCCGGCTCGCAGAAGGGACGAGGAGCCTGGTCGACGCGATCGCCGCCGAGGTGACCGGTGAGATCCGCACCGGCGCCGAGGTGGTCCGGGTCGAGCACGGCGACGGGCGGGCGACCGTCCGGCTCGCCGACGGCGAGACCCTGTCCGCGAAGCGGGTCGTCCTGACGCTCCCGCAGAACATCCTCGGCGACCTCGACGTCTCCCCGCCGCTGAACGAGGCGAAGCGCGCCGCGAGCAAGGAGGGCACGGCGTCGCAGGGCGTCAAGGCCTGGATCCGGGTCCGCGGCCCGCTGCAGCCGTTCTTCGCCTACTCGGCGGCCGACCGTCCGCTGGCCGTGGTCCGGACCGAGTACCTCGGTGACGACGACGCGGTCCTGGTCGGCTTCGGTGCCGACTCCACCCGCCTGGACCCGAACGACATCGACCAGGTGCGGGCGGCGCTGCGGGTGTGGCGCGACGACCTGGAGGTCCTCGAGGTCACCGGGCACGACTGGATGAGCGATCCCCACTCGCGGGAGACCTGGCTGATGCAGCGGCCCGGCCAGCTCACCCGCTACCTGGAGGGCCAGCAGGCGTCCGAGGGCGCGCTGCACCTGGCCAGCAGTGACACGGCCA
- the ribA gene encoding GTP cyclohydrolase II, whose amino-acid sequence MSHVDDAIEALSRAGVVLVVDDEDRENEGDLIMAAEYADTDSVAYFLEHTSGFLCVAIDEERAAELDLGLMVPENTEKQGTAFLVSVDYLPGTTTGISAGDRAATIRALADPALDPADLARPGHIMPLLARPGGVLERPGHTEAGVDLCRMAGLSGAALLCEIVTPDRRSMLRGDGLADFARRHRIPIVTIDELRAYRSAARPVVTRTGQSMLPTEAGTFEAIAYRSPGEGVEHMALVMGDVTSGSPLVRLHSECITGDIAGSLRCDCGTQLRAAMAAISEAGAGVLVYLRGHEGRGIGLGDKLRAYQLQMHEGLDTVDANVSLGLPVDGRDYGAACDILVDLGVRRVRLLTNNPDKVRAVEAAGLSVERAAHEFHANHHNVRYLEAKRDRLGHELHQLA is encoded by the coding sequence ATGTCTCATGTCGACGACGCCATCGAGGCCCTCTCCCGGGCGGGTGTGGTGCTGGTGGTCGATGACGAGGACCGCGAGAACGAGGGCGACCTCATCATGGCCGCCGAGTACGCCGACACCGACTCCGTCGCGTACTTCCTCGAGCACACGTCCGGCTTCCTGTGCGTCGCGATCGACGAGGAGCGGGCCGCGGAGCTCGACCTGGGCCTGATGGTTCCCGAGAACACCGAGAAGCAGGGCACGGCCTTCCTCGTGAGCGTCGACTACCTGCCGGGGACCACGACCGGCATCAGCGCGGGTGACCGCGCGGCCACCATCCGTGCGCTGGCCGACCCGGCGCTCGACCCGGCCGACCTCGCCCGGCCCGGCCACATCATGCCGCTGCTGGCGCGCCCCGGCGGGGTGCTGGAGCGGCCGGGGCACACCGAGGCGGGCGTGGACCTGTGCCGGATGGCCGGACTCAGCGGCGCCGCATTGCTGTGCGAGATCGTCACCCCGGACCGCCGGTCGATGCTCCGCGGCGACGGCCTCGCCGACTTCGCCCGGCGGCACCGGATCCCGATCGTCACAATCGACGAGCTGCGTGCGTACCGCAGCGCCGCCCGGCCGGTGGTGACCCGTACCGGCCAGAGCATGCTCCCGACCGAGGCCGGCACGTTCGAGGCGATCGCCTACCGCTCCCCCGGGGAGGGCGTCGAGCACATGGCGCTCGTCATGGGCGACGTGACGTCGGGCAGCCCGCTCGTCCGCCTGCACAGCGAGTGCATCACCGGGGACATCGCGGGCTCGCTGCGGTGCGACTGCGGCACCCAGCTGCGGGCGGCGATGGCCGCGATCAGCGAGGCCGGAGCCGGCGTGCTCGTCTACCTGCGCGGTCACGAGGGCCGGGGGATCGGCCTGGGGGACAAGCTCCGGGCCTACCAGCTGCAGATGCACGAGGGCCTCGACACGGTCGACGCGAACGTCAGCCTGGGCCTGCCCGTGGACGGGCGGGACTACGGGGCGGCCTGCGACATCCTCGTGGACCTCGGCGTGCGCCGCGTCCGGCTGCTGACGAACAACCCGGACAAGGTCCGGGCCGTCGAGGCGGCCGGGCTGTCGGTGGAGCGGGCCGCGCACGAGTTCCACGCCAACCACCACAACGTCCGGTACCTGGAAGCGAAGCGGGACCGGCTGGGGCACGAGCTCCACCAGCTCGCCTGA
- a CDS encoding MFS transporter, which yields MSNNAVDDTPSDSSARRRFLTRLTIVVAGGMFIDGYVLGIIGTVIGNVATDLELSVLGEGLIGAAALIGIFAGGPLGGYFADKFGRKPMFTIDLGIFVVGSVLQFFVESSWQLFLVRLLMGVAVGAEYSIGWPLMAEFAPARLRGRCLALSEVAWYVGFVAAFVVGYLLITFYQADWRVVLATSTIPAVILFVGRLGLPESPRWLINKGRTEEARHIAETWIEEGPDQDDIFGEGQATGSFRSLFSARHWRATAFISIFWFCTVTPYFAIATFSASVLTQYGLGEDGLLGAIGVNGVALAGVVVSCLLIDRVGRRAFTIPQQWVCAVVLVAIGLWTSAPPWVILACFLVFAFANAMCTALTGVYPGEVLPTEIRGIGTGFATAVSRVGAGIGTFLFPWSMSDLGPGTTMLVAAGVCVVGAAVSQVLAPETAGRTLNEISGGSPAEPLATVSE from the coding sequence GTGAGCAACAACGCAGTTGACGACACCCCATCGGACTCGTCCGCGAGAAGACGGTTCCTGACCCGGCTGACCATCGTGGTCGCCGGCGGCATGTTCATCGACGGCTACGTCCTCGGCATCATCGGGACGGTGATCGGGAACGTCGCCACCGATCTCGAGCTGTCCGTACTCGGCGAGGGACTCATCGGCGCGGCCGCCTTGATCGGCATCTTCGCCGGCGGCCCGCTCGGGGGCTACTTCGCCGACAAGTTCGGCCGCAAGCCGATGTTCACGATCGACCTCGGGATCTTCGTGGTCGGCTCGGTCCTCCAGTTCTTCGTCGAGTCGAGCTGGCAGCTCTTCCTCGTACGCCTGCTCATGGGTGTGGCGGTCGGCGCCGAGTACTCGATCGGCTGGCCGTTGATGGCCGAGTTCGCGCCCGCCCGGCTCCGCGGCCGGTGCCTGGCACTGTCCGAGGTCGCCTGGTACGTCGGCTTCGTCGCCGCGTTCGTCGTCGGCTACCTGCTGATCACCTTCTACCAGGCCGACTGGCGCGTCGTGCTCGCCACCAGCACCATCCCGGCGGTCATCCTGTTCGTCGGCCGCCTGGGGCTGCCGGAGTCGCCGCGATGGCTGATCAACAAGGGGCGGACCGAGGAGGCCCGGCACATCGCGGAGACCTGGATCGAGGAGGGTCCCGACCAGGACGACATCTTCGGCGAGGGGCAGGCGACCGGCTCGTTCCGGAGCCTGTTCTCGGCGCGGCACTGGCGCGCCACCGCGTTCATCTCCATCTTCTGGTTCTGCACGGTGACGCCCTACTTCGCCATCGCCACGTTCTCGGCGAGCGTGCTGACCCAGTACGGCCTCGGTGAGGACGGTCTCCTCGGCGCCATCGGGGTGAACGGCGTCGCCCTCGCGGGTGTCGTCGTGTCCTGCCTGCTCATCGATCGGGTCGGCCGGCGGGCGTTCACGATCCCGCAGCAGTGGGTGTGTGCCGTCGTCCTGGTCGCGATCGGCCTGTGGACGTCCGCGCCCCCGTGGGTCATCCTGGCGTGCTTCCTGGTGTTCGCGTTCGCCAACGCCATGTGCACCGCGCTCACCGGCGTCTACCCCGGCGAGGTGCTGCCGACCGAGATCCGGGGCATCGGCACCGGGTTCGCCACGGCCGTGAGCCGGGTCGGTGCCGGTATCGGGACGTTCCTGTTCCCGTGGTCCATGTCGGACCTCGGCCCGGGTACCACGATGCTGGTGGCCGCGGGGGTCTGCGTCGTGGGCGCGGCGGTCTCGCAGGTCCTGGCCCCGGAGACGGCCGGCCGCACCCTCAACGAGATCTCGGGCGGCTCGCCGGCCGAGCCGCTCGCGACGGTGTCCGAGTAG
- a CDS encoding helix-turn-helix domain-containing protein: MRPRPVGSVEPEQAPPATSPVTDDNDLEKIIAARAREHRMLKGLTISALARDVGISKAMLSKIEHAQTSCSLSILKRLAAALEIPVTALFRGADADREAVYTPAGQGALIIRRGSHVGHLYRLLGGLRGEHKRLEPLLCTLTESSEVFPVFQHSGTEFLYMLEGVMVYVHGDARYEMKPGDALIFDGEGPHGPETLNQLPVVFLTITAYPQ, encoded by the coding sequence GTGAGGCCACGACCAGTCGGTTCCGTCGAGCCGGAACAGGCGCCGCCGGCGACCTCTCCGGTCACGGATGACAACGACCTCGAGAAGATCATCGCGGCCCGGGCCCGCGAGCACCGGATGCTCAAGGGCCTCACCATCAGCGCGCTCGCCCGGGACGTCGGGATCTCGAAGGCCATGCTGTCCAAGATCGAACACGCGCAGACGTCGTGCAGCCTGTCGATCCTCAAACGGCTCGCCGCGGCCCTCGAGATCCCGGTCACCGCGTTGTTCCGCGGGGCCGACGCCGACCGGGAGGCGGTCTACACCCCGGCCGGCCAGGGCGCGCTGATCATCCGGCGCGGCAGCCACGTGGGGCACCTCTACCGGTTGCTCGGCGGGCTGCGGGGCGAGCACAAGCGGCTCGAACCGCTGCTGTGCACGCTGACCGAGTCCAGCGAGGTCTTCCCCGTGTTCCAGCACTCGGGCACGGAGTTCCTGTACATGCTCGAGGGCGTGATGGTCTACGTGCACGGTGACGCCCGGTACGAGATGAAACCCGGGGACGCGCTGATCTTCGACGGGGAGGGCCCGCACGGCCCGGAGACGCTGAACCAGCTGCCCGTCGTGTTCCTGACCATCACCGCGTACCCCCAGTAG
- a CDS encoding APC family permease: MAGIAPEPEHTTATTSVADDDRLHRTLDWKGAFWIASGVPALVLFSIGTIAATIGAPSVLVWGVSIAFGLVQSFIWAEIAGLFPRKSGGASVYGAMAWVRYSKLVAPLSVWCNWLAWSPVLMIGSSLAAGYVLTALFPADAVVNTWSMTLLPLEFLSEGLELRINATFVVAALFLLLVFALQHGGILRAARVQTIIGLAVLVPLLIIGLVPLLTGDVLASNFAPFVPLSGAWDLSGWTLLAGGLFLAAWSAYAFETSICYTAEFRDPGRDTVRAIMAAGLACLVIYLLVPIAFQGALGPERLAEPGIVDGDGVGQAMTEIVGGGPVIANLLIVMLVLALLLTIMTTMAGSSRTLYQGSRDGWLPRFLGHANRHGAPTRAMWTDLVFNLLLLLLSDAVFVLAASTVCYMIFNFLNLNAGWMHRLDNPSTPRPFRAPTALLALGTVLAFVNALLLGWGASVWGAGALVFGLVGAAIILPVFAYRHFVQDRGVFPDTMYEDLPASERGPTGVLVRRAGIRPFLALAGGVAMVVVGQVLAAVAG; this comes from the coding sequence ATGGCCGGTATCGCGCCCGAACCGGAACACACGACCGCCACGACATCAGTGGCCGACGACGATCGGCTGCACCGCACCCTGGACTGGAAGGGTGCCTTCTGGATCGCCAGCGGCGTGCCCGCACTCGTCCTGTTCTCCATCGGCACGATCGCCGCCACGATCGGCGCCCCGTCCGTGCTGGTGTGGGGGGTGTCGATCGCCTTCGGCCTGGTCCAGTCGTTCATCTGGGCCGAGATCGCCGGGCTGTTCCCCCGCAAGTCCGGCGGGGCCTCGGTCTACGGGGCGATGGCCTGGGTCCGCTACTCCAAGCTCGTCGCACCGCTGTCGGTCTGGTGCAACTGGCTCGCCTGGTCACCGGTGCTGATGATCGGGTCCAGCCTCGCGGCCGGTTACGTGCTGACCGCGCTGTTCCCGGCGGACGCCGTCGTCAACACCTGGTCGATGACGCTGCTGCCGCTGGAGTTCCTGAGCGAGGGCCTGGAGCTGCGGATCAACGCGACGTTCGTCGTCGCCGCGCTGTTCCTGCTCCTGGTCTTCGCACTCCAGCACGGCGGGATCCTGCGCGCCGCCCGGGTGCAGACGATCATCGGCCTGGCCGTGCTCGTCCCGCTGCTGATCATCGGACTGGTGCCGCTGCTCACCGGTGACGTGCTCGCCAGCAACTTCGCGCCGTTCGTGCCGCTCAGCGGCGCGTGGGACCTGTCCGGCTGGACCCTGCTCGCCGGCGGCCTATTCCTCGCGGCCTGGTCGGCGTACGCGTTCGAGACCTCGATCTGCTACACCGCCGAGTTCCGCGACCCCGGCCGGGACACCGTGCGCGCCATCATGGCCGCGGGCCTGGCCTGCCTGGTGATCTACCTCCTGGTCCCGATCGCGTTCCAGGGCGCGCTGGGGCCCGAGCGGCTCGCGGAGCCGGGCATCGTCGACGGCGACGGCGTCGGCCAGGCGATGACCGAGATCGTCGGTGGCGGCCCCGTGATCGCCAACCTGCTGATCGTGATGCTCGTGCTGGCGCTTCTGCTCACGATCATGACCACGATGGCCGGCTCGTCCCGGACCCTCTACCAGGGGTCGCGTGACGGGTGGCTGCCCCGGTTCCTGGGCCACGCCAACCGGCACGGTGCCCCCACCAGGGCGATGTGGACCGACCTGGTCTTCAACCTGCTGCTGCTGCTGCTCAGCGACGCGGTGTTCGTCCTGGCCGCGTCCACGGTCTGCTACATGATCTTCAACTTCCTCAACCTCAACGCGGGCTGGATGCACCGCCTCGACAACCCCTCCACCCCGCGCCCCTTCCGCGCCCCGACGGCGCTGCTCGCGCTGGGCACGGTGCTGGCGTTCGTCAACGCGCTGCTGCTCGGCTGGGGCGCGAGCGTCTGGGGCGCCGGTGCGCTGGTCTTCGGGCTCGTCGGCGCGGCCATCATCCTGCCGGTGTTCGCCTACCGGCACTTCGTCCAGGACCGGGGCGTCTTCCCCGACACCATGTACGAGGACCTCCCGGCCTCCGAGCGGGGACCGACCGGCGTGCTCGTCCGCCGGGCCGGCATCCGGCCGTTCCTCGCGCTCGCCGGCGGTGTGGCGATGGTGGTCGTCGGCCAGGTGCTGGCCGCCGTGGCCGGTTAG
- a CDS encoding FMN-binding glutamate synthase family protein, producing the protein MADETAPSEHTVLGRSQIFTPEVINDIHMKAELGRYRMRGGGIFKKIPHWDDLVFLPGTLTRFVIEGYREKCETKTVLGARFAKKPLELDIPVYITGMSFGALSLEAKMALAKGASMAGTATCSGEGGMIPPERDLSTKWYYQVIQSRYGFNPHHLMLADAIEFFIGQGCKVGMGGHLMGQKVTEQVAEMRSLPAGIDQRSPARHPDWLGPDDLSLKIQEIREATDYQVPIQLKLGASRVYDDVRMAAKCGPDVIFLDGAEGGTGAGPHIATEETGIPLMSAIPEARRALEDVGLADEIDLVVAGGIRNGGDIAKCIALGAKAVAIGTAALMALGSNKNIPGVTDYEGTIGVPASDFYHMHTGRDPAGITTQDPELRKRLVVDEAAERVYNFLHTLTLEVQMLARACGKTDVHSLEPEDLAALTTESAAMARVPLAGTKYIPGVTEEETLTEIRDLLAKHIANDTGGSRDV; encoded by the coding sequence ATGGCTGACGAGACAGCACCCTCCGAGCACACGGTCCTCGGCCGGAGCCAGATCTTCACCCCCGAGGTCATCAACGACATCCACATGAAGGCCGAGCTCGGCCGCTACCGGATGCGTGGTGGCGGGATCTTCAAGAAGATCCCGCACTGGGACGACCTCGTGTTCCTGCCCGGTACCCTCACCCGCTTCGTGATCGAGGGCTACCGCGAGAAGTGCGAGACGAAGACCGTGCTCGGCGCGCGCTTCGCGAAGAAGCCGCTCGAGCTCGACATCCCCGTCTACATCACGGGCATGAGCTTCGGCGCGCTCTCGCTCGAGGCCAAGATGGCGCTGGCCAAGGGCGCGTCGATGGCCGGCACGGCGACCTGTTCGGGTGAGGGCGGGATGATCCCGCCGGAGCGCGACCTGTCCACGAAGTGGTACTACCAGGTCATCCAGAGCCGGTACGGCTTCAACCCGCACCACCTGATGCTGGCCGACGCGATCGAGTTCTTCATCGGTCAGGGCTGCAAGGTCGGCATGGGTGGCCACCTCATGGGCCAGAAGGTCACCGAGCAGGTCGCCGAGATGCGGTCGCTGCCGGCCGGCATCGACCAGCGTTCACCGGCCCGGCACCCGGACTGGCTCGGCCCGGACGACCTGTCGCTGAAGATCCAGGAGATCCGCGAGGCGACCGACTACCAGGTCCCGATCCAGCTCAAGCTCGGTGCCTCGCGCGTCTACGACGACGTACGCATGGCGGCCAAGTGCGGGCCGGACGTCATCTTCCTCGACGGTGCCGAGGGCGGCACCGGTGCCGGGCCGCACATCGCCACCGAGGAGACCGGCATCCCGCTGATGTCGGCCATCCCGGAGGCCCGGCGGGCGCTGGAGGACGTCGGCCTCGCCGACGAGATCGACCTCGTGGTGGCCGGGGGTATCCGCAACGGCGGTGACATCGCCAAGTGCATCGCGCTCGGCGCCAAGGCCGTCGCGATCGGCACCGCCGCGCTGATGGCGCTGGGATCCAACAAGAACATCCCGGGGGTCACCGACTACGAGGGCACCATCGGCGTCCCGGCCAGCGACTTCTACCACATGCACACCGGTCGCGACCCGGCCGGCATCACCACCCAGGACCCGGAGCTGCGCAAGCGGCTGGTCGTCGACGAGGCCGCGGAGCGCGTCTACAACTTCCTGCACACGCTCACGCTCGAGGTCCAGATGCTCGCCCGCGCCTGCGGCAAGACCGACGTGCACAGCCTGGAGCCCGAGGACCTCGCGGCACTCACGACCGAGTCCGCCGCGATGGCCCGCGTCCCGCTCGCGGGAACCAAGTACATCCCCGGCGTGACCGAGGAGGAGACGCTCACCGAGATCCGGGACCTGCTCGCCAAGCACATCGCCAACGACACCGGGGGTAGCCGAGATGTCTGA
- a CDS encoding GXGXG motif-containing protein — protein MVAVNETSRPVRYDVRGLAEPDAEAPKTARIDGDSAVIDAADLSPRLINLELRRLVYGEDIRNVTITNPGAKHSVAVGLLARCRITIDGSLGYFACTLGDGPEIHVTGRVGWSLGENMMSGVVVVDKNAGSLTGAALRGGDLVIRGHVGARTGIDQKGGTILVGGNTGSMTGFMMQRGRQIICGDAGPGLGDSMYDGSIYVAGKVASLGVDCVEEEMGPEDHELLDRKFRIYRMDKPDTFRKFVCGKQLYNYDTLEPSERKLVL, from the coding sequence GTGGTCGCGGTGAACGAGACGTCCCGCCCGGTGCGCTACGACGTGCGCGGGCTCGCCGAGCCCGACGCCGAAGCCCCGAAGACCGCCCGGATCGACGGGGACTCCGCGGTGATCGACGCGGCCGACCTGAGCCCCCGCCTGATCAACCTGGAGCTGCGCCGCCTCGTCTACGGCGAGGACATCCGCAACGTCACCATCACGAACCCGGGGGCGAAGCACTCGGTGGCCGTGGGCCTGCTGGCCCGCTGCCGGATCACCATCGACGGCAGCCTCGGCTACTTCGCCTGCACCCTCGGCGACGGCCCCGAGATCCACGTGACCGGCCGGGTCGGGTGGTCGCTCGGGGAGAACATGATGTCCGGCGTCGTGGTCGTCGACAAGAACGCCGGCTCGCTGACCGGAGCCGCCCTCCGCGGCGGTGACCTGGTGATCCGGGGGCACGTGGGCGCCCGCACCGGCATCGACCAGAAGGGCGGGACGATCCTCGTCGGCGGCAACACCGGGTCGATGACCGGGTTCATGATGCAGCGCGGCCGGCAGATCATCTGCGGCGACGCCGGACCCGGGCTCGGCGACTCGATGTACGACGGCAGCATCTACGTCGCCGGCAAGGTCGCCTCGCTGGGCGTCGACTGCGTCGAGGAGGAGATGGGCCCCGAGGACCACGAGCTGCTCGACCGGAAGTTCCGCATCTACCGCATGGACAAGCCGGACACGTTCCGGAAGTTCGTCTGCGGCAAGCAGCTCTACAACTACGACACCCTCGAGCCCTCCGAGCGCAAGCTCGTCCTCTAG
- a CDS encoding class II glutamine amidotransferase — translation MCGIAGIIHLDGPGDVGREMTKMLQSMKHRGPDSAGYALYGEPKDHLVMRFKLADPNDTSDFDFSERLERSRREVESRLSKIGASVDRVDGESAYAYRAEFRYEGELKPLADYVENIPGCEVLSLGHSLEIVKDLGDANTVAGQYKLDAFRGTHAIGHVRMATESDVDIAGAHPYWAYPFSDVAVVHNGQLTNYHQWRRRLERSGHRFQSECDSEIIAVYLAERLADGLSLETAMKQSLEDLDGVFTYLVVTEDSLGMAKDEMAAKPLVLHQADNLVALASEESAIRAVLPQEIDSYDPYEKEVLVWSR, via the coding sequence ATGTGTGGGATTGCCGGAATCATCCACCTGGACGGGCCGGGGGACGTCGGCCGCGAGATGACCAAGATGCTTCAGTCGATGAAGCATCGGGGGCCGGACTCGGCCGGATACGCGCTCTACGGTGAGCCCAAGGACCACCTGGTCATGCGGTTCAAGCTCGCCGACCCGAACGACACGTCGGACTTCGACTTCTCCGAGCGGCTCGAGCGCAGCCGGCGTGAGGTGGAGTCGCGCCTCTCCAAGATCGGCGCGTCGGTGGACCGGGTGGACGGCGAGTCCGCCTACGCCTACCGGGCCGAGTTCCGGTACGAGGGCGAGCTCAAGCCGCTGGCCGACTACGTCGAGAACATCCCGGGCTGCGAGGTGCTCTCCCTGGGCCACTCCCTCGAGATCGTGAAGGACCTCGGTGACGCCAACACCGTCGCCGGCCAGTACAAGCTGGACGCGTTCCGCGGGACGCACGCCATCGGCCACGTACGGATGGCCACCGAGTCCGACGTCGACATCGCCGGGGCGCACCCGTACTGGGCCTACCCGTTCTCCGACGTGGCCGTGGTGCACAACGGGCAGCTGACGAACTACCACCAGTGGCGGCGCCGGCTCGAGCGCTCCGGTCACCGGTTCCAGTCCGAGTGCGACTCGGAGATCATCGCCGTGTACCTGGCCGAGCGCCTGGCCGACGGGCTCAGCCTCGAGACGGCGATGAAGCAGAGCCTCGAGGACCTCGACGGCGTCTTCACCTATCTCGTGGTGACCGAGGACAGCCTCGGCATGGCCAAGGACGAGATGGCCGCGAAGCCGCTGGTCCTGCACCAGGCCGACAACCTCGTCGCCCTGGCCTCCGAGGAGAGCGCCATCCGCGCGGTCCTTCCTCAGGAGATCGATTCGTACGACCCCTACGAGAAGGAGGTGCTGGTGTGGTCGCGGTGA
- a CDS encoding glutamine synthetase family protein: protein MSTDLEAFLDQPGRDDAIREVRRKIDEHDVRYIYFQFVSVTGRIMGKGAPAPHWERFANKGFQLVYGSTANLFIDRHGEYIGYGAEACELVGLPDVETFQVLPWDPQTARVFCTLFRGREEPEDPGAYLTSDCRGNLKRIHRDFEERTGLHLRVGTEPEMMWLKKNPDGTPSVEGMTKPFCYHIDQFSELQPLIHRVNEYGVAMGLDMIQGDHEDAPGQLELNWQFDRAELTADRLTTYRQICKQVGREFNAFPCFMPKPFMGVSANGCHHNMSLWQDDTNVFLPDGDDPRMPSKLGLAAIGGVLEHLSALTCITSPTVNSYRRLWDTGFWAPLYADWGYQNRTTALRVSAPDRFEYRSVDSAVNPYLSFAGLITAMADGIERNLDPGPPEERNIYTAMAEGKEVKKIPMTLGDALESLRADEVVRSAMPGDMYRVFEHYKRDEWERFCASVTDWDVKEYLDILP from the coding sequence ATGTCCACCGATCTTGAAGCCTTCCTCGACCAACCAGGGCGCGACGACGCCATCCGCGAGGTCCGGAGAAAGATCGACGAGCACGACGTCCGCTACATCTACTTCCAGTTCGTCTCGGTCACCGGCCGGATCATGGGCAAGGGCGCGCCGGCCCCGCACTGGGAACGCTTCGCGAACAAGGGCTTCCAGCTCGTCTACGGCTCGACCGCGAACCTCTTCATCGACCGCCACGGCGAGTACATCGGGTACGGCGCCGAGGCGTGCGAGCTCGTCGGCCTCCCCGACGTGGAGACCTTCCAGGTCCTGCCCTGGGACCCGCAGACGGCCCGCGTCTTCTGCACGCTGTTCCGCGGCCGCGAGGAGCCCGAGGACCCGGGCGCGTACCTGACCTCCGACTGCCGGGGGAACCTCAAGCGCATCCACCGGGACTTCGAGGAGCGGACCGGCCTGCACCTGCGGGTCGGCACCGAGCCCGAGATGATGTGGCTGAAGAAGAACCCCGACGGCACGCCGTCCGTCGAGGGCATGACCAAGCCGTTCTGCTACCACATCGACCAGTTCTCCGAGCTGCAGCCGCTGATCCACCGCGTGAACGAGTACGGCGTCGCGATGGGCCTGGACATGATCCAGGGCGACCACGAGGACGCGCCCGGCCAGCTTGAGCTGAACTGGCAGTTCGACCGGGCCGAGCTGACCGCCGACCGGCTCACCACGTACCGGCAGATCTGCAAGCAGGTCGGTCGCGAGTTCAACGCCTTCCCCTGCTTCATGCCGAAGCCGTTCATGGGGGTGTCGGCGAACGGGTGTCACCACAACATGTCGCTGTGGCAGGACGACACCAACGTCTTCCTCCCGGACGGTGACGACCCGCGCATGCCGAGCAAGCTCGGCCTCGCGGCGATCGGAGGCGTGCTCGAGCACCTCTCCGCCCTCACCTGCATCACCTCTCCGACCGTGAACTCGTACCGCCGGCTGTGGGACACCGGGTTCTGGGCCCCGCTCTACGCGGACTGGGGCTACCAGAACCGCACGACCGCGCTCCGGGTGAGCGCGCCCGACCGCTTCGAGTATCGGTCCGTGGACTCCGCGGTCAACCCCTACCTCTCGTTCGCCGGGCTGATCACGGCGATGGCCGACGGTATCGAGCGCAACCTCGACCCGGGACCGCCCGAGGAGCGCAACATCTACACCGCCATGGCGGAGGGGAAGGAGGTCAAGAAGATCCCGATGACCCTGGGCGACGCCCTGGAGTCGCTCCGGGCCGACGAGGTCGTCCGCAGCGCCATGCCGGGCGACATGTACCGGGTCTTCGAGCACTACAAGCGCGACGAGTGGGAGCGCTTCTGCGCCAGCGTGACGGACTGGGACGTCAAGGAATACCTGGACATCCTTCCCTGA